The following proteins are co-located in the Paludibaculum fermentans genome:
- a CDS encoding helix-turn-helix transcriptional regulator, with the protein MPDSEDRAGGLVQIERSAGQAPLLAWATPLVNGSPTPTYRAVAIVDPARRQLTASAALEATFRFTKAEMRLAEQMMNGKSPAEAAQALGITIHTVRTYLKRLYHKAGVRTQATLVRRLLQAAQALPS; encoded by the coding sequence TTGCCTGACTCGGAAGATCGGGCGGGCGGTTTGGTGCAGATCGAACGGTCCGCCGGCCAGGCTCCGTTACTGGCGTGGGCGACACCATTGGTCAATGGTTCGCCTACGCCTACCTATCGGGCCGTGGCCATCGTCGATCCTGCCCGGCGGCAGCTCACTGCGTCCGCCGCGCTGGAAGCCACCTTCCGCTTCACGAAAGCGGAGATGCGGTTGGCTGAGCAGATGATGAATGGCAAGTCGCCCGCGGAAGCAGCGCAGGCGCTTGGCATCACCATTCATACTGTGCGCACTTATCTGAAGCGCCTCTATCATAAGGCGGGCGTGCGGACACAGGCGACGCTGGTGCGGAGACTCCTGCAGGCGGCTCAAGCCCTGCCCTCCTAA
- a CDS encoding glycosyl transferase family protein, producing MPEILNVWLSSVDQGLARLAAATLLPLGLYLLASGLDDLVLDACWLWRKLLRSAPLVPPVPADPSIAVYIPLWQEAEVIGPMLDHNLSAIDYRNYEVFVGVYRNDAATRAAVLALAARHHRVHLAEVPHDGPTSKADCLNWIRQRMLLHEDQQDCRFDLVVMHDAEDLIHPQSFRRIGQYSATYDMIQVPVLALPTGVLEWTHGVYCDDFAESQGKDLETRVMLGGFLPGCGVGTAFRREALDKLAEASQNCIFNPTSLTEDYDNGLRMFRLGCRQVMLPLEQASGTLLATREYFPRSSAQAMRQRCRWVTGNALQSWERFGWGRDLPGKWTQRWFLWRDRKGIWGNPLSLLCNLLLAYGVASWCGNTLAHRAWPLRLLVHSTPGMLGLLMVNASLLVARLTVRMAAVARIYGFGFALGVPARMLWGNWINTGATVSALRLWVRHYWTSEPLRWLKTEHFYPSREALMPHKRRLGELLVSMGDCSQADINMALTTRPSGTLLGNYLVELGLLTEARLYQVLGIQQCLPLAEIHAPTLTPRVARSLPQKVMRDWGVLPFRIQDGALDVASPRIPNDEMHVSLQRFTRLQIRFHLVTPTALKTLHKEFL from the coding sequence GTGCCTGAGATTCTGAACGTGTGGCTTAGCTCTGTAGACCAGGGTCTGGCCCGTCTCGCCGCCGCCACTCTGCTTCCGCTTGGCCTGTATCTGCTCGCCAGTGGGCTGGACGATCTCGTCCTGGATGCCTGCTGGCTGTGGCGCAAGTTGCTGCGCTCCGCCCCGCTGGTCCCCCCTGTTCCCGCTGATCCGTCCATCGCCGTTTACATTCCCCTGTGGCAGGAAGCCGAAGTGATTGGTCCGATGCTGGACCACAACCTGTCGGCGATCGACTACCGGAACTACGAGGTGTTTGTCGGGGTGTACAGGAACGACGCCGCCACACGCGCGGCCGTCCTGGCCCTCGCCGCGCGGCACCATCGGGTTCACCTGGCCGAGGTCCCGCACGACGGTCCGACTTCCAAGGCGGATTGCCTCAACTGGATCCGGCAGCGAATGCTGCTGCACGAGGATCAGCAGGACTGCCGGTTCGACCTGGTGGTGATGCACGACGCCGAGGATCTCATTCATCCCCAGTCGTTCCGCCGCATCGGCCAGTACTCCGCCACATACGACATGATCCAGGTGCCGGTGCTGGCGCTGCCCACCGGAGTGCTTGAGTGGACGCACGGCGTCTACTGCGACGATTTCGCTGAAAGCCAGGGGAAAGATCTGGAGACGCGCGTCATGTTGGGCGGATTCCTGCCCGGATGTGGCGTGGGAACCGCTTTCCGGCGGGAGGCGCTGGACAAACTGGCGGAGGCGAGCCAGAACTGCATCTTCAACCCCACTTCCCTGACGGAGGATTACGACAACGGGCTACGCATGTTCCGGTTGGGTTGCAGGCAGGTCATGCTGCCCCTGGAGCAGGCCAGTGGTACTCTCCTAGCCACCAGGGAGTACTTCCCCCGCAGCTCGGCCCAGGCGATGCGCCAGCGCTGCCGCTGGGTGACCGGCAACGCGCTGCAATCGTGGGAGCGCTTCGGGTGGGGAAGGGACCTGCCCGGCAAGTGGACGCAACGCTGGTTTCTGTGGCGCGATCGCAAGGGAATCTGGGGTAACCCGTTGAGCCTGCTGTGCAATCTGCTGCTGGCCTACGGTGTCGCCTCGTGGTGCGGCAACACGCTGGCCCATCGGGCGTGGCCCTTGCGGCTGCTGGTGCATTCCACGCCGGGCATGCTGGGCCTGTTGATGGTGAACGCGTCGCTGCTGGTGGCCCGGTTGACGGTCCGCATGGCGGCCGTCGCGCGCATTTATGGCTTCGGATTCGCGCTGGGCGTGCCGGCCAGGATGCTGTGGGGCAACTGGATTAATACGGGCGCGACGGTGTCGGCGCTGAGGTTGTGGGTGCGGCACTACTGGACGAGCGAGCCGCTGCGCTGGCTGAAGACGGAGCACTTCTACCCCAGCAGGGAGGCGCTGATGCCGCACAAGCGGCGGCTGGGGGAGCTGCTGGTGAGCATGGGCGATTGTTCGCAGGCGGATATCAACATGGCCCTGACCACGCGCCCGTCTGGCACGCTGCTGGGTAACTACCTGGTGGAACTCGGGTTACTGACGGAGGCCCGGCTGTACCAGGTGCTGGGCATTCAACAATGCCTGCCGCTGGCGGAGATCCACGCCCCCACGCTCACACCCCGGGTCGCCCGGTCGCTGCCGCAGAAGGTGATGCGGGACTGGGGCGTACTGCCTTTCCGGATTCAGGACGGTGCCCTGGACGTCGCTTCCCCGCGCATTCCGAATGACGAAATGCATGTGTCGCTACAGCGCTTTACGCGTCTGCAGATCCGGTTTCACCTGGTCACCCCGACGGCGCTCAAGACGCTGCACAAGGAGTTCCTGTAG
- a CDS encoding helix-turn-helix domain-containing protein codes for MLSSYDLGRKLRHLRLRKKIGLVDLGKHTGLSASMLSQLENGKLVPTLPTLARIAMVFDVGLDHFFTNRTKRSLCSVIRAGERMRFPDRADAPSPAWFFECLAFSTQEKSLQAYLATIEPREREHVIDHVHDGAEFLYVLNGSLAITYAEEEIQMKQGDSAYFDGSQPHGYRALGTAPATAIVVTTPPRL; via the coding sequence GTGCTCTCCTCTTACGATCTGGGCCGCAAGCTGCGGCACCTGCGCCTGAGGAAGAAGATCGGTCTCGTGGATCTGGGCAAGCATACGGGCTTGTCGGCCTCCATGCTTTCGCAGTTGGAGAACGGCAAGCTGGTGCCGACGCTGCCGACCCTGGCGCGCATTGCCATGGTCTTCGATGTGGGGCTGGACCATTTTTTTACGAATCGGACGAAGCGGTCGCTGTGCTCGGTGATCCGGGCTGGTGAGCGGATGCGGTTCCCTGACCGGGCGGATGCTCCCTCGCCGGCGTGGTTCTTCGAGTGCCTTGCCTTCTCAACGCAGGAGAAGAGCCTGCAGGCCTATCTGGCGACGATTGAACCGCGCGAGCGGGAGCATGTCATCGACCATGTGCACGACGGGGCGGAGTTCCTGTACGTGCTGAATGGCTCCTTGGCGATCACGTATGCGGAGGAAGAGATCCAGATGAAGCAGGGCGACAGTGCCTACTTCGACGGGTCGCAGCCGCATGGATACCGGGCGCTGGGCACGGCGCCGGCTACGGCGATCGTGGTGACGACCCCGCCGCGGCTGTAG
- a CDS encoding sigma-70 family RNA polymerase sigma factor: MDRIYNPVFAGVPDSTLVALAQRGDNQAFTELIERHTPLAKRMAFSVLRDETNAEDEVQNAFWKAYEHIGQFQQDAKFSTWLSRIVVNECLMRLRKERRMRVMYLDDGLDGEETVTLDLPDQALTPESALAKTEIGAVLREEIRKIPTLLRDVFILREVQELSMDEVAGKLGITVAAAKSRLLRARQELRVRLHRHCGRQGAATLTA; the protein is encoded by the coding sequence TTGGATCGAATCTACAATCCCGTCTTTGCCGGCGTTCCTGACAGCACACTGGTCGCTCTCGCCCAGCGCGGCGACAACCAGGCCTTCACCGAACTAATTGAGAGGCACACCCCCCTTGCCAAGCGCATGGCGTTCTCGGTCCTGCGCGACGAAACGAATGCCGAGGACGAGGTCCAGAACGCGTTCTGGAAGGCCTACGAACATATCGGGCAGTTTCAGCAGGATGCGAAGTTTTCCACGTGGCTTTCGCGCATCGTGGTGAACGAATGCCTGATGCGCCTGCGCAAGGAACGCCGCATGCGGGTAATGTACCTGGACGACGGGCTCGACGGCGAGGAGACGGTGACCCTCGATTTGCCCGACCAAGCCCTGACGCCGGAGTCGGCGCTGGCCAAAACCGAGATCGGCGCGGTCCTGCGCGAGGAAATCCGCAAAATCCCCACGCTCCTGCGGGATGTCTTTATCCTGCGGGAAGTGCAGGAGTTATCCATGGATGAAGTAGCCGGGAAACTGGGCATCACGGTCGCCGCGGCCAAGAGCCGGCTGCTGCGCGCCCGGCAGGAACTGCGCGTCCGCCTCCACCGCCACTGCGGCCGCCAGGGCGCCGCCACTCTGACGGCTTAG
- a CDS encoding PhoH family protein yields MKARVPLIRGLESFFGTRDENIRLLESGLSVTTRLTHDAFEIDGDDAQVARAEQIIKEYVALMEGGTKLSGEDVNSFLKILVSDSTASLKMLSDSGKSRNFGKKRINPKTPNQRAYLDMIERNDLVFGIGPAGTGKTYLAVAMAVSALLNKQVTRIILTRPAVEAGERLGFLPGTLQEKIDPYLRPLYDALFDMLDTERVEKSLERNVIEVAPLAFMRGRTLNDSFIILDEAQNCTAEQMKMFLTRQGFNSKMVVTGDLTQIDLPPGRRCGLSEALEVLRGLEGAGFLYFDERDVVRNPLVQRIVKAYEKFGEQNGTGRQLSLKLADGQVPPEEPKPGA; encoded by the coding sequence ATGAAAGCCCGCGTCCCCCTCATCCGCGGCCTCGAGTCCTTCTTCGGTACCCGAGACGAGAACATTCGTCTGCTGGAGTCGGGCCTCTCCGTCACCACGCGCCTCACCCACGATGCGTTCGAGATCGATGGCGACGACGCGCAGGTGGCCCGCGCCGAGCAGATCATCAAAGAGTACGTCGCCCTGATGGAGGGCGGCACCAAACTCTCGGGCGAGGACGTCAACAGCTTCCTCAAGATCCTGGTCTCCGACTCGACGGCCAGCCTCAAAATGCTGTCCGACAGCGGCAAGTCCCGCAATTTCGGCAAGAAGCGCATCAACCCCAAGACCCCCAACCAGCGCGCCTATCTGGACATGATCGAACGCAATGACCTTGTGTTCGGCATCGGTCCGGCGGGCACCGGCAAGACCTACCTTGCCGTGGCGATGGCGGTCTCGGCCCTGCTCAACAAACAGGTGACGCGCATCATACTCACTCGTCCGGCGGTGGAAGCAGGCGAACGCCTGGGCTTTCTGCCCGGCACCCTCCAGGAAAAGATAGACCCCTATCTTCGCCCGCTGTACGATGCCCTCTTCGACATGCTGGACACGGAACGCGTGGAGAAGTCGCTGGAGCGCAACGTGATTGAAGTTGCTCCGCTGGCCTTCATGCGCGGCCGTACCCTAAACGACAGTTTCATCATTCTCGACGAAGCCCAGAACTGCACCGCGGAACAGATGAAGATGTTTCTGACGCGGCAGGGTTTCAATTCCAAGATGGTTGTGACCGGTGACTTGACGCAAATCGACCTTCCCCCGGGACGCCGCTGCGGGCTGAGCGAGGCCCTGGAAGTGCTCCGCGGCCTGGAAGGCGCCGGTTTCCTGTATTTCGACGAGCGCGACGTGGTGCGGAACCCCTTGGTGCAGCGCATCGTAAAAGCTTACGAAAAATTCGGTGAACAGAATGGCACGGGCCGTCAATTGTCCCTGAAGCTGGCTGACGGTCAGGTGCCGCCCGAAGAGCCGAAGCCCGGCGCATGA
- the ybeY gene encoding rRNA maturation RNase YbeY produces the protein MSPEPLLIFETRARGLQRRALQKYAWELLENLAPGRSYCALVTGDEELRRLNHEFRGQDYATDVLSFPSDSPAGPLGDIAISADRAAAQAAEHGHDTPTEIRILLLHGLLHLLGHDHETDKGQMRRLEAKWRQKLGLPTGLIERASRQRAKQ, from the coding sequence ATGAGCCCTGAGCCTTTATTGATCTTCGAGACGCGGGCGCGCGGCCTCCAACGCCGTGCACTCCAGAAGTACGCTTGGGAACTGCTGGAGAATCTCGCTCCCGGCCGCTCGTATTGCGCCCTGGTCACCGGCGACGAGGAACTGCGGCGGCTCAACCACGAGTTTCGCGGCCAGGATTACGCCACCGACGTCCTCTCCTTCCCTTCCGACAGTCCGGCCGGGCCGCTGGGCGACATCGCCATCTCCGCCGATCGCGCCGCCGCCCAGGCCGCCGAACACGGCCACGACACGCCCACCGAGATCCGCATCCTGCTGCTGCACGGCCTGCTCCACCTGCTGGGCCACGACCATGAGACCGACAAAGGCCAGATGCGCCGCCTCGAAGCCAAGTGGCGGCAAAAGCTCGGTCTGCCCACGGGCCTGATCGAACGCGCCAGCCGCCAGAGGGCAAAGCAGTGA
- a CDS encoding hemolysin family protein, giving the protein MIFLLAFILSCALCLVSFIQVLYLESLRLRTREFESLGYFKETLQAKLGYETEQGAFVYSLIKHSLLVFSGSAFVAAAATRGEDWKGLLEGFVVGWLVMMIASYIIPQALYRRSSGHWALPLVPLLLFLALLFKPLTAFLGFLQSVFELSEPDSNEEKQDPSEEIEALISAGEEEGIIEKEDSRLIQNVVAFGDKRVLEVMTPRREIVAIEASEPLQALRKLVKEQQFSRIPVFEGDIDHIIGFVHVRDLYELDDEQRKTKTLRDLIRELQPVPEMKPVPKLLREMQERGIHIVYVVDEYGSVAGLATMEDLVEEVFGEIRDEHEPQHDVERGNDGSITVSGSFDVDHLQEYFGYRPGEGIQSTTVGGLASEWYGAVPAVGTIVEQDGLKIEILAADDFRVDKVRIRAADPVTDPEVETA; this is encoded by the coding sequence GTGATCTTCCTGCTGGCGTTCATCCTCTCCTGCGCGCTCTGCCTGGTGAGCTTCATCCAGGTGCTCTACCTGGAATCGCTCCGCCTGCGTACTCGCGAATTTGAGTCGCTGGGCTACTTCAAAGAGACGTTGCAGGCGAAACTCGGCTACGAGACCGAGCAGGGCGCTTTCGTCTACTCTCTGATCAAGCACAGCCTGCTGGTCTTCTCCGGTTCGGCCTTCGTAGCCGCCGCCGCCACACGCGGCGAGGACTGGAAAGGCCTGCTGGAAGGCTTTGTGGTCGGCTGGCTGGTGATGATGATCGCCAGCTACATCATTCCGCAGGCGCTTTACCGCCGCTCCTCCGGCCACTGGGCCCTGCCGCTGGTGCCGCTGCTGTTGTTCCTGGCCCTGCTGTTCAAACCGCTGACGGCGTTCCTGGGGTTCCTGCAGTCCGTCTTCGAGTTGAGCGAGCCCGACTCCAACGAAGAGAAGCAGGACCCGTCCGAAGAGATTGAGGCGCTCATCTCCGCCGGCGAAGAAGAAGGCATCATCGAGAAGGAAGACTCCCGCCTCATCCAGAATGTCGTCGCGTTCGGCGACAAGCGGGTGTTGGAAGTGATGACGCCGCGCCGCGAGATTGTCGCCATCGAGGCGTCGGAACCCCTGCAGGCCCTCCGCAAACTGGTCAAGGAACAGCAGTTCTCGCGCATCCCGGTCTTCGAAGGCGACATCGACCACATCATCGGCTTCGTGCACGTGCGCGACCTGTATGAGCTGGACGACGAGCAGCGCAAGACGAAGACCCTGCGCGATCTCATCCGCGAGCTCCAACCCGTGCCCGAGATGAAGCCGGTGCCCAAACTGCTGCGCGAGATGCAGGAGCGCGGCATCCACATCGTCTATGTCGTGGACGAGTACGGCAGCGTCGCCGGCCTGGCCACCATGGAAGACCTCGTCGAAGAGGTCTTCGGCGAGATCCGCGACGAGCACGAACCGCAACACGACGTGGAGCGCGGCAACGATGGCTCCATCACCGTCTCCGGCTCGTTCGACGTCGATCACCTGCAGGAATACTTCGGCTACCGCCCCGGCGAGGGCATCCAGTCGACCACCGTGGGCGGCCTGGCCAGCGAATGGTACGGAGCCGTACCCGCGGTCGGCACTATAGTGGAACAGGACGGTCTGAAGATCGAAATCCTGGCCGCGGACGATTTCCGGGTCGACAAAGTCAGGATCCGGGCCGCTGATCCGGTGACGGATCCCGAAGTGGAAACCGCCTGA
- the era gene encoding GTPase Era, translating into MSKNRSKSKQKHRSGFVSILGRPNAGKSTLLNALLGTKLSIVADKPQTTRTTVQGVMTLPEAQIVFVDTPGIHEADTIFNRRMMESIKEALEERDLLLYLIDGTRRPGPEDEKSLELIKDTNTKVFALFNKIDLIEKKNDLLPVIEAYSKLREFTEYFPISAETGEGLEALQAAILEQMPVGPAYYPEDYITDQPERFMASEIIREKILLTTRQEVPHSVAVLVDEWKEEGRLTRISATIHVERPGQKAIILGARGALMKEIATEARLEIEKLLEKKVFLTLFVKVNPKWRENESFLKELDWRAMIGGEASTSPVSEDNEGE; encoded by the coding sequence ATGAGTAAGAACAGAAGTAAGAGCAAACAGAAACACCGTTCCGGCTTCGTGTCGATCCTGGGCCGGCCGAATGCCGGCAAGTCGACGCTGCTGAATGCCCTGCTGGGCACAAAACTTTCGATTGTCGCCGACAAGCCGCAGACCACCCGCACCACGGTGCAGGGGGTGATGACGCTGCCCGAGGCGCAGATCGTCTTCGTCGACACTCCGGGCATTCACGAGGCGGACACCATCTTCAACCGCCGCATGATGGAATCCATCAAAGAGGCGCTGGAAGAGCGCGACCTGCTGCTGTACCTCATCGACGGTACGCGGCGCCCGGGCCCCGAAGACGAGAAGTCGCTGGAACTGATCAAGGACACCAACACCAAGGTGTTCGCCCTGTTCAACAAGATCGACCTGATCGAAAAGAAGAACGACCTGCTGCCGGTGATCGAGGCCTACAGCAAGCTGCGCGAGTTCACCGAATACTTCCCCATCTCCGCCGAGACCGGCGAGGGGCTGGAAGCGCTGCAGGCCGCCATTCTCGAGCAGATGCCCGTCGGCCCGGCCTACTATCCGGAAGACTACATCACCGATCAGCCGGAGCGCTTCATGGCCTCCGAGATCATTCGCGAGAAGATCCTGCTCACCACCCGGCAGGAGGTGCCTCACTCCGTCGCGGTGCTGGTGGACGAGTGGAAGGAAGAGGGCCGACTGACCCGCATCTCCGCCACCATCCACGTGGAACGGCCCGGGCAGAAGGCCATCATCCTGGGCGCGCGCGGAGCGCTCATGAAGGAGATCGCCACCGAAGCGCGTCTCGAGATTGAGAAACTGCTCGAGAAAAAGGTCTTCCTCACGCTGTTCGTCAAAGTGAATCCGAAGTGGCGCGAAAACGAATCGTTCCTGAAGGAGCTCGACTGGCGCGCAATGATCGGAGGAGAGGCCTCCACCTCTCCGGTTTCAGAGGATAATGAGGGGGAGTAG
- a CDS encoding BON domain-containing protein: protein MRILSLFLVFFFLFQSVAVFADDKVNDDTIYNAVLRKLANDPDVKGGTLTVEVKQGTVTIKGSVENDKLKAKAERITKKVKGVKGVVNELVIKPRGA, encoded by the coding sequence ATGCGAATCCTATCCCTGTTTCTCGTCTTTTTCTTCCTCTTCCAGTCGGTCGCCGTCTTTGCTGACGACAAGGTCAACGACGACACCATCTACAATGCAGTCCTTCGCAAACTGGCGAACGATCCTGATGTGAAGGGCGGCACGCTGACTGTGGAAGTGAAGCAAGGGACTGTGACCATCAAAGGCTCAGTGGAGAACGACAAGCTAAAGGCCAAGGCCGAGCGCATCACCAAAAAGGTAAAGGGTGTCAAAGGCGTGGTCAACGAGCTGGTCATCAAACCCCGCGGAGCTTAG
- the tsaA gene encoding tRNA (N6-threonylcarbamoyladenosine(37)-N6)-methyltransferase TrmO yields the protein MSAEFAVRPVGYVRSEVLDRKAMPTWGASAAVEILPEYADALLKIEKHSHLWIFGWLGQGREERHVLQVIPRGCLDRSPSGLHGVFAVRSPARPNPIGLTAARVIAIDGLTLRLDRLDFMDGTPVLDIKPYLATRDLIFSANYGQLGQARTRADLRDSLMTQAVQFHGQRKGDLALAVRIIEHYRATRFELSDPGQYPVTAPIDRPVLLDGLMGITRSTPGRGSLQFGPSGSVQVGGVSYRLIVPETADADTVLNAPEETLFAAS from the coding sequence GTGAGTGCTGAGTTCGCCGTCCGCCCCGTGGGCTATGTCCGGTCTGAAGTCCTGGACAGGAAAGCCATGCCCACCTGGGGCGCCTCGGCCGCCGTCGAAATCCTGCCGGAATACGCCGATGCCCTGCTGAAGATCGAGAAGCACTCGCATCTCTGGATCTTCGGCTGGCTGGGCCAGGGCCGGGAGGAACGGCACGTCCTGCAGGTGATCCCGCGCGGCTGCCTCGATCGCAGCCCCAGCGGCCTGCACGGCGTCTTTGCCGTGCGCTCGCCCGCGCGGCCCAATCCCATCGGCCTGACCGCCGCCCGCGTGATCGCCATCGATGGCCTGACGCTCCGGCTCGACCGGCTCGACTTCATGGATGGCACGCCGGTGCTGGACATCAAGCCTTATCTCGCCACGCGCGACCTCATCTTCTCGGCCAACTACGGCCAGTTGGGCCAGGCCCGCACCCGCGCAGACCTGCGCGATTCCCTGATGACCCAGGCCGTCCAGTTTCACGGGCAGCGCAAAGGCGACCTGGCGCTGGCGGTGCGGATCATCGAACACTACCGGGCGACCCGCTTCGAATTGAGCGATCCGGGCCAGTATCCCGTCACCGCACCCATCGACCGGCCTGTCCTCCTGGACGGACTCATGGGCATCACCCGCTCGACGCCCGGCCGCGGCAGCCTGCAGTTTGGACCCTCGGGTTCGGTCCAGGTGGGCGGTGTCTCCTACCGTCTGATCGTCCCGGAGACAGCCGACGCGGACACGGTGCTGAATGCGCCCGAGGAAACGCTGTTCGCCGCTTCATGA
- a CDS encoding helix-turn-helix transcriptional regulator codes for MRYEEHRPSPALSAAVDCYWSLEGSGDGSVQPILPDGHCEAVFHLADPPQRLLSGGTAARQPRGLWIGQMESSVLLQPGPRLRVFGIRFRPAGAWMLTGWHQAETTGHILPLDDVWGAQLGELLGNARGTAERIAVADRFLPARLRKPVPAMVEAALRQPRLRVEEIARQAGCSRRQLERLFQAQVGLSPKSWTRIRRMQHSLHLRRLHPGWNWARIAAEAGYFDQAHMNSDYLSLAGAPPARLVESLPGMGEHLARPDR; via the coding sequence ATGCGCTACGAAGAGCACCGGCCCAGCCCGGCTCTGTCTGCCGCCGTGGACTGCTACTGGAGCCTGGAAGGATCCGGCGACGGGTCCGTGCAACCCATCCTGCCCGACGGGCATTGCGAAGCCGTCTTTCATCTCGCCGACCCTCCGCAGCGTCTCCTGAGCGGTGGAACGGCCGCCCGGCAACCCCGCGGACTCTGGATCGGCCAGATGGAATCGAGCGTCCTGTTACAACCCGGTCCGCGCCTGAGGGTCTTCGGCATCCGCTTCCGGCCGGCCGGAGCCTGGATGCTCACCGGCTGGCATCAGGCCGAAACTACAGGCCACATCCTGCCGCTCGACGATGTCTGGGGGGCTCAACTCGGCGAGCTACTCGGCAATGCGCGCGGCACGGCGGAACGGATCGCGGTCGCGGATCGTTTCCTGCCGGCTCGCCTGCGCAAACCGGTCCCGGCGATGGTGGAGGCGGCGCTGCGGCAACCGCGTCTGCGTGTGGAGGAGATCGCCCGGCAGGCCGGCTGCAGCCGCAGGCAGTTGGAACGGCTCTTCCAGGCTCAAGTCGGACTGTCGCCGAAGAGCTGGACCCGGATCCGCCGGATGCAGCACAGCCTGCACCTGCGGCGGCTGCATCCGGGGTGGAACTGGGCGCGCATCGCAGCCGAAGCGGGTTACTTCGACCAGGCCCACATGAACAGCGATTATCTGTCCCTGGCGGGCGCGCCTCCTGCCCGGCTGGTAGAGAGCCTCCCCGGTATGGGAGAACATCTCGCGCGGCCGGACCGCTGA
- a CDS encoding DUF6265 family protein → MRKLLLLLLPAALFGADANQLDWMAGCWSSQGGPVRVDEQWTLPVGGMMLGLSRTVKQDKTVFHEFMRIETKQGAVTYTPRIGSAQAPVAFTLIKQSGDEVVFENLAHDFPQRILYRRTPDGLFARIEGARNGKQQAVDFPMQRTRCEAR, encoded by the coding sequence ATGCGAAAACTGCTGCTGCTTCTGCTGCCCGCCGCGCTCTTCGGAGCGGACGCGAATCAACTCGACTGGATGGCCGGCTGCTGGAGTTCGCAGGGCGGCCCTGTCCGGGTCGACGAGCAATGGACCCTGCCCGTGGGCGGCATGATGTTGGGGTTATCGCGAACCGTGAAGCAGGACAAGACCGTGTTTCACGAGTTTATGCGGATCGAAACCAAACAGGGTGCGGTCACTTATACGCCGCGCATCGGCTCTGCCCAGGCGCCGGTGGCGTTTACACTGATCAAACAATCCGGGGATGAAGTGGTGTTTGAAAACCTGGCCCACGATTTCCCCCAGCGGATCCTCTACCGCCGGACCCCCGATGGCCTGTTTGCCCGGATCGAAGGCGCCCGCAACGGCAAACAACAGGCCGTCGACTTCCCCATGCAGCGCACGCGCTGCGAAGCCCGTTAG